Proteins encoded together in one Benincasa hispida cultivar B227 unplaced genomic scaffold, ASM972705v1 Contig306, whole genome shotgun sequence window:
- the LOC120069284 gene encoding lignin-forming anionic peroxidase-like — translation MSMPRLIIVAFTLLLLGLACNAQLSSSFYDQTCPTALTTIRTVIRQAISQERRMAASLIRLHFHDCFVKGCDASILLDDTPSMVGEQNAAPNINSARGYGVIHKAKTEVEKICPGVVSCADVLAVAARDASFAVGGPSWTVKLGRRDSTTASKTLAENELPHFQASLDRLISIFANKGLSTRDMVALSGSHTIGQAQCFLFRNRIYNQSNIDTGFASTRRRNCPTSSGNGNLAPLDLVTPNSFDNNYFKNLVQKKGLLETDQVLFNGGSTDNIVTEYSRDPTAFKSDFAAAMIKMGDIEPLTGLEGQIRNICGAIN, via the exons ATGTCAATGCCTCGATTAATTATCGTTGCGTTCACGTTGTTGCTTTTAGGTTTAGCATGCAATGCCCAACTTTCCTCTTCATTTTACGATCAAACTTGTCCCACGGCACTCACCACTATTAGAACTGTTATTAGGCAAGCAATCTCTCAAGAACGTCGTATGGCTGCATCTCTCATTCGCCTTCATTTCCACGATTGTTTTGTTAAGGGATGTGATGCGTCCATATTGCTTGATGATACTCCCTCTATGGTTGGAGAACAAAATGCAGCACCCAACATAAACTCTGCTAGAGGTTACGGGGTGATACACAAAGCTAAGACTGAAGTTGAGAAGATATGTCCTGGTGTTGTATCTTGTGCAGATGTTCTTGCTGTAGCTGCAAGAGACGCTTCTTTTGCT GTTGGCGGTCCATCTTGGACAGTAAAACTTGGAAGAAGAGATTCTACCACTGCAAGCAAAACTCTAGCAGAGAACGAGCTTCCACATTTCCAAGCAAGTCTTGATAGACTTATTTCCATCTTTGCAAATAAAGGACTTAGTACAAGAGATATGGTTGCACTCTCAG GTTCTCATACTATAGGACAAGCCCAATGCTTTCTTTTCCGTAATAGGATATACAACCAAAGTAATATTGATACAGGATTTGCTAGCACACGCCGTAGAAATTGTCCAACATCCAGTGGAAATGGAAATTTGGCACCACTTGATTTGGTCACACCCAATTCCTTTGACAATAATTACTTCAAAAATCTTGTTCAAAAAAAGGGTTTACTAGAAACAGATCAAGTCCTCTTTAATGGAGGATCAACAGATAATATTGTTACAGAATACAGTAGAGATCCAACTGCATTCAAATCAGACTTTGCGGCTGCAATGATTAAAATGGGAGACATCGAACCTCTCACTGGTTTAGAAGGACAAATAAGAAATATATGTGGCGCTATTAACTAA